One segment of Streptomyces sp. YIM 121038 DNA contains the following:
- a CDS encoding betaine/proline/choline family ABC transporter ATP-binding protein, which translates to MIRFEQVTKRYPDGTTAVDDLSFEVSEGELVTLVGPSGCGKTTTMMMVNRLIEPTSGRIFVDGADIAGVDPVRLRRRIGYVIQQVGLFPHRTVLDNTATVPALVGWKRARARARAAELLDLVGLDPKTYGSRYPEQLSGGQRQRVGVARALAADPPVLLMDEPFGAVDPVVRERLQNEFLSLQRTVRKTVLMVTHDIEEAVRLGDRVAVYGQGRIEQFDTPGAVLGTPATPYVAEFVGADRGLKRLSVTVIEADDLEQPPVARLEEPAAQAAARLRADGARWAMVLNAGGDLHGWVGVDEVALAGDGAAVGDLAHRMNAWLPVGASLKQAFGVMLQHDAGWVAVVDGARFVGVLTPAKLHEALRRSVDADTQGVGRDEVEFDSVADA; encoded by the coding sequence ATGATCCGGTTCGAGCAGGTGACCAAGCGCTACCCGGACGGCACGACGGCCGTGGACGACCTCTCCTTCGAGGTCTCCGAGGGCGAGCTGGTCACGCTCGTCGGCCCGTCCGGCTGCGGCAAGACGACCACGATGATGATGGTGAACCGGCTGATCGAGCCGACGTCGGGACGCATCTTCGTGGACGGCGCGGACATCGCGGGCGTCGACCCCGTGCGCCTGCGCCGCCGCATCGGCTACGTCATCCAGCAGGTCGGCCTCTTCCCGCACCGCACGGTCCTCGACAACACGGCGACCGTGCCCGCGCTCGTCGGCTGGAAGCGGGCCAGGGCGCGGGCCCGCGCCGCCGAACTCCTCGACCTGGTGGGACTCGACCCGAAGACGTACGGATCGCGCTACCCGGAGCAGCTCTCGGGCGGGCAGCGCCAGCGCGTGGGCGTGGCCCGCGCCCTGGCCGCCGACCCGCCGGTGCTCCTGATGGACGAGCCGTTCGGCGCCGTGGACCCGGTGGTGCGCGAACGCCTGCAGAACGAGTTCCTGAGCCTCCAGCGCACCGTGCGCAAGACCGTCCTGATGGTCACGCACGACATCGAGGAGGCGGTGCGGCTCGGCGACCGGGTCGCCGTGTACGGGCAGGGCCGCATCGAGCAGTTCGACACGCCGGGCGCGGTGCTCGGCACGCCCGCCACCCCGTACGTCGCCGAGTTCGTGGGCGCCGACCGGGGCCTCAAGCGGCTCTCGGTGACCGTGATCGAGGCGGACGACCTGGAGCAGCCGCCGGTCGCGCGCCTGGAGGAGCCGGCGGCGCAGGCCGCGGCCCGGCTGCGGGCCGACGGCGCGCGCTGGGCGATGGTCCTGAACGCCGGTGGCGACCTGCACGGCTGGGTCGGCGTCGACGAGGTCGCGCTCGCCGGGGACGGCGCCGCGGTCGGCGACCTGGCCCACCGCATGAACGCCTGGCTGCCCGTGGGGGCCTCCCTGAAGCAGGCCTTCGGCGTGATGCTCCAGCACGACGCCGGGTGGGTCGCCGTGGTGGACGGCGCCCGCTTCGTGGGGGTCCTCACCCCGGCGAAGCTGCACGAGGCGCTGCGGCGGTCGGTGGACGCGGATACCCAGGGGGTGGGCAGGGACGAGGTGGAGTTCGACTCGGTCGCCGACGCGTGA
- a CDS encoding ABC transporter substrate-binding protein has product MLLAAAVLASGCDSGPALEDRGEASLPPGDSKHLVVGSAGFTESDLLAHMYAQLLKKAGYGTEFLSVANRELYEPALESGQIDVVPEYAATFADWLNAKVNGADAEPVGSPDLDTTMKALRALAAPRGLTVLDPGRAVDQNAFAVAASYAREHRLKTLTDLGRSGLKVRLAAGDECVRRPYCEPGLKKVYGIDVTAVDPKGVGTTQAKKAVQSGQDQMVLTTSTDATLDEFGLVLLADDKHLQNADYVVPVVNRSRAGSEGVARALGRLNTVLTTDDLADMNRQVDSWRRLPEDVAKKYLKDKGLL; this is encoded by the coding sequence GTGCTCCTCGCGGCCGCCGTGCTTGCCTCCGGCTGCGACTCGGGCCCCGCCCTGGAGGACCGGGGCGAGGCCAGTCTGCCGCCGGGCGACAGCAAGCACCTGGTCGTCGGCTCCGCGGGCTTCACCGAGAGCGATCTGCTCGCGCACATGTACGCACAGCTCCTGAAGAAGGCCGGCTACGGCACCGAGTTCCTGTCCGTCGCCAACCGCGAGCTGTACGAACCCGCCCTGGAGTCCGGCCAGATCGACGTCGTGCCCGAGTACGCGGCGACCTTCGCGGACTGGCTGAACGCCAAGGTCAACGGCGCGGACGCCGAGCCGGTCGGCTCACCCGACCTCGACACCACCATGAAGGCCCTGCGCGCCCTCGCGGCCCCGCGCGGCCTGACCGTCCTCGACCCCGGCAGGGCCGTCGACCAGAACGCCTTCGCGGTCGCGGCCTCCTACGCCCGCGAGCACCGCCTGAAGACCCTCACCGACCTGGGGAGATCGGGCCTCAAGGTGCGGCTCGCCGCGGGCGACGAGTGCGTTCGGCGCCCGTACTGCGAACCCGGCCTGAAGAAGGTGTACGGCATCGACGTCACCGCCGTCGACCCCAAGGGCGTCGGCACCACCCAGGCCAAGAAGGCGGTGCAGAGCGGCCAGGACCAGATGGTGCTCACGACCTCCACCGACGCCACCCTCGACGAGTTCGGCCTCGTGCTGCTCGCCGACGACAAGCACCTCCAGAACGCCGACTACGTCGTCCCCGTCGTCAACCGCTCCCGCGCGGGCAGCGAGGGCGTCGCCCGTGCCCTGGGCCGCCTCAACACCGTCCTGACCACGGACGACCTGGCCGACATGAACCGCCAGGTGGACAGCTGGCGCAGACTGCCCGAGGACGTCGCGAAGAAGTACCTCAAGGACAAGGGCCTGCTGTAG